The nucleotide sequence TTACGGTAGACATTATGATGCAGCTAAACGCTACAGTATGATATCATCATCTGTATTGAACACTAATCTTATTTACTTAGcgatattaaatacatgtaaaagagCAAAATAGGTAATTTAGAcataaacataacttttcaaacaacatttttttctactgTAATACCCTGCCAATATCGAAATATCCCCTGGATGAAATCGAAcgtttatataacatgaaagtCTCAAGGGGGAAATTTCATGGGGTTTTATTTACTGTAAAAACCTGTCAAAATAACTTAACCACTACGCAAGGGTAAGTACTGTCATATAAACGCAACAACAATTATTTCACCATCAACCCGTGTAATTGAAAATGTACAGGGCGCTTCAGCGTGGGACTGTATTATACACGTCAATCAGAGTAGTCGCTGACGTTACTGTTTTGTAGTACGTTGTCAAATATATTGATCAAAATAACTAGCATGCGGTTTAAGTGAATACCTGTGTATTTTAATGGGTTGCTTGTTGCtgaacggttaagctccgcctactAGTTACGGTTCCGATATGCGAGTTAATGAAGGAAACAATGTACAAAaagcttgttttgttttttgaagtTTGAAGATTAAACTAAATGCGTACTAGCAGATACTACGATTGTTCATGTTGATAGACGTGTACACAAAATAGCGCTTTGTAAATTTGGCCTAGAACAACCCTTTAAAGCACAAGACTCTGAAATTCATGCATAAGACAGACGCCAAAACTTCAAATCGTGTAATTTACCTTCTCATAAGTCAATTCTCAATGGTATCCAACATGTTTCCATTTGGGCCTCGACTCAATGTATGTTTATGTGGATAGATAAGAGTTAGTTAGCTTTAGTACTGTACTAATATAACACGGTTTATGGCATTGGTTCATCTGCCACATATAAGTTGCCTTTAGGCCACAAGAAGTTTATGATTCGTTCCGCAGATTTACCGCACCTTTCTTAtggaaaatgtcaaaataatgtttttgtgcGACTTTAGGAAATCAGATTGTTTTGTGGAAATTAGCTTTTTTGAAAGCTGCAATGTTATGGGTTATAATTTTCCGAATTGTTTTGTAAAGGGAGGTTACCTATGCGCGGAGTTTAATATATTAACTggtattaattatttcaaataaaattgcGGCTTCctgtaaacatgttttgtaattttcaaaCTGAGGTAAAATGTGTTTCTCACTGAAATGAATACTTCACTTCGgagatttattttcaaaagacaCCAGTTCTCTCGAAGAATGCCTATCATTTAACTATGAAATGTTTGTCGtgatgataaaaaaacacaaattgtCGCTTGTTCAAGCTTTTTACTGTGTTTTAGAGTATGTGTTTTTTCAAAAGGCTATTGTCTGATTCAATTTCTGACACAAATGACTAGAATTTGATTTGATGGCGTCGATGATGTAGAAGTTAGCGTTCACTTTGCAAGAATAtggtttcattttttattggtCTGAAATAATGGTTGAAAGTCATTTTTgaccaaatgttgacaaaacaaCATGTTCGGACTAGTCCACCTTAATGTTAATGGCCATCAACTAGTCTAATGACGATTTAATAATTATGGCAGTTACAGGGAGAAATGTCAAAGTAATGAAAAAGTATCCCTGAACGCTTTTTATTGTTCGGACACTCCTAAAAATAGGTCAGCCTACTTTGATAATTGGTTTGTTTGTTCTaggatttataaaacaattcgCTGACCATAACATTGTCTCTAGCATGGACTTGACAAGGGCATTCTGCTAGGccagaaagggcacttttggTGCGCAATGAATTGGCCTTAATGTGGCATTTGCAACAGTTAATGATCAAttcatattgtgtttgtgttgaaactactttcaatactagTAATTTGTTATGGTTTTGTAGCTGATTCCTTTACTTTTATGCCAAATTATGtatagttattgtttttgtacttatttctaaaaataacttgacagtatgttcaataaatatcaaatatacgAGTTCATTGTTATCAAAGTGGACTCTGTCTAACAAAAGGGCAAAGCAGGGTATAGTAAAATGAAAAAGGGTGCCGGAAAAGGGCAACAAGATGCCACCCACCCTGCTATTTTGACCTACCTAAAACAGTATTGTGAACAAAGCCTGTTAGTGTCCATTATGGTGAACACatgcttatttcatttacagtgatattaaacttgaaattaaaTCAAGCAAATGAAAGGTTTACCTGGTACAGACTCCTTACTTTCGTTATGCTGACTGTGTAAAAACATACAAACCTTTCATTTTATGTGTCcaaaatcaattataataaatgcctaaatacagttgcaaatTATGTTAACGTGATTTCGGTAGAGTATAagcatcttccatggccgatCGTATAAGATAGGGTCATCCCAatccgagcgtagggtgtttggCGGTAACGAGGTTGTGACGTCATGTCCGGTAAGATGACTTCATAATTTTGATATGTCAAAACGTAATTTCTTGTTCAAACACACTAAGTACtgaatgtctttaaaatgttcTCACGAAATCAATACGAAATACTAAGCTTTCCTCTTAATGTTAAAATGGAAAATGTACACcagtattcaaataaatcttcatcataaaatacaaaatgaaaaagtaaCGTAAGCCTATTGCCaattgattgatttgtttacacACATGCAGAgttatatattttctgaccaatagatataaaatatgttatattacaTGTGTTATACAGATAAAAATAAGTGATGTCTATAATTAACCGGGACAATGGCTTATCATGTGATAAAGTGTATTATATTAAACGAacttttcttttgtttcatattaaacatGTCTTTcataatactttttaaattttcttgaAAATCAAACTGTTTGGCAAGGGGTCAATGCGGATACGGCATTCAAGTCGGATTGAGCATTTCGGTTTAATGAAGGGAAGAAAATGCTGGTTTTCACTACCATTTATTCCACACAGATTTAATATGGTCACTCCAGAAAATGCCCATGACACCTGTTATTTGAGAGATGCTTGAAGGTTGTAAGAAGGTTGTAAGAACACTGGTGAATTTGTGAAGAAATAAGGAACTAAAGCACAAATCTTTGCCTCAATATTTGatctagtgacctagttttctTCACCAGAGGTGACTTACATTCACAAAGGTCTAAAATACCATGTTGAGAAATATTCTGACAGTTTCATGACGATCGAATTCAATCTGCTAATGATGACacttaaaacgcaaaaataacGACACCCGAACCGACGCCCGCCCAATTTCCGCCATTCTTGATTCGGAAAAAtccagaaatattttttatgcaatcCTTGCATTTAATAAGATTTGAAAAAGCAACTTCTAAATTCCCTTTTACATGACCATTCAAATcggaaaaataattttgaaacacaTGCTGGTTTTCCAAACTGTCACTGCTATTTACAAGCACAATACATAGCGCGGAAGTTAGTTTTTTGTGACTTAGGATATGCGCATGTCACATGTTGCCATAGGTAGGTTGTTGGTCTTTGTTGATTGGTTGCTGCTGAACCACCTCCTCGTCAAGTCGCGCGAGAGTACCACGTGATATGTCAGCCTCGCCTTCATACGTAACCATTGGACCGTAGTTTGTCGATCGACCCTCTACGCTGTTCCACAAGCCGTACGTGAAATACAGAACGAAACCTGGAAAACAGGTAACATTTATTACACCATGACATACTCTCTCATGGCAATGTGTCTCGCAATGAAGTGGTGTATCGCATTCGAGTATAACTGAGCACAACTTTGTATTCAAAAACGTGAACTGTAAGTATATTCTTGTGTACCTGTGTTCATGAAAAGGGTCTCGAATAAtgaagaacagaacaaaacaaaacggaaAAGAACATAACGAAACAGAccggaacagaacagaacaaaataaaacagaatggaacagaacaaaacagaccGATACAGAACGGAAcagaatatgttttttaatttaagcatGACAAGCTCATCATGAGCAGATGAAAAATACAATGGTTCAAActtctatatacatgtatatcgtttAGTTTCCAGGTATGATTTTTAAGGGTAAAACATACATTGTCGCTCCATGTTTTGTGTTCAAGAATAAGGCACATTTtacgaaaatatatattatagattTGTTGAAATTCTAGCGATCACGGAAAAGCCTTAagacaatatgaatatgtttctGCGCCAAAATATTCCAGACGATCCAATCAACAATGCCTTCTTACTTCTAGAGAATGTAATTTCAGAAAAGtgaataaatttcattaatggtttcaaaaataaaatcatcttCGAAAGCCAAAAGCCACAAGCTGGTGTTTGAATTGTATCGACCTTAAACGTTGAATGTAAACCTTGGTTGAACTACATTCAGTTAAATTGTTCTTTCATTACATTCAATACTTAAACCTGAatgaaattatacatatattttgcttgctacattaaatcttaaaaggacttaaaaaaggaaatttgTTTATTGGTCCTTCTATCACAATTAAGCACTGCCGCGATCCCTTGAGATCATGTTTGAAATCGACTcgtaatatttatcaatatttctaaatatagccatcgtcggatacccccgatacactacTGCTTCGTTGTGTACCTTGGGCGATTTGGTTAGAACAATCTTGTAACCATGAATAATGAATTCATAATGCAGTTTCCTTAGTTCCGCAAAGCACCAATGCGGAAATATGACTCTCACATTTGTACAGACACGCATGCTTATATATCCCCGAAGAGGAAGTATTCTGGCGAAAACTCGAATTTAACTCCGTACGACtgatcaataaacattttaaaacggCAACCTAGACCACTCGCCTGCGGAGACAACTGACACAACTGGGTGATATAAGACTATGATTTTATCATTGTAACATGCGATTTTATTAGATGAAGAGATGTCTCCCCTGCctcataaatattcatgtcaaacaacattttttttcagtcattttccccacggtatgtatgaagtgtatcagaagaaagtaccgtggttgccggcGATGGAACATAGCATGTCAACGGATATCATGTTAAATAGCGCCTTTGATGACATtcattagttttaaatattactaTACATGTTACACTTGAACTCAGTTAAGTACTATAAAATGACCTTGCTGGATTTGAATCACATACCGATTAGTAACCATATCCCTAGACGTAACCATGTCAGTGGACCCAGCTTCATCATGAGGGCAGTGTTGCAGGCTATACTCAGCGCAGGAATAAGGGGGACCAACGGAATCTGAAAAAAGGGAGATAAAAGACGttgaataaacacaaacaaaatcaacaaataactAATACATACGTAGCTATAGTTATCcatgtttgaaaatcggacttcatttgctatcgataatcgattcggaccaagcatttcgatttacaaTCGGACAACAATTGAAGCTCATAATATCATTtgggaatacattctttatacatagtatcattatgatcatttaaatgatttaaccAGGAATCAGGAAGTGTGATACTATAGTCATGCTTTTGGGAACAGTTAGTTAATTTCCATAACTTTAtactgtttttaatgttttaatgaatgaaatgaacaacaaaacacatacaaaatattttgacatcagttgcaaaatgatgcacaacGCATCAAGTACATGTTGGTAACCGCAACAAAAAAGATACGTAATTACCGGAAGTAGCATTAAGCGATATCTATTTTGGACTACAACTATCAGTTTTGCCAACATAACATTGTCAGCGAAGATTTATCGATTGCACTATATGATCGTTTCATCATTAAATGAACGATAAAGAGAATCCACCGCCTGGCATTTTCAAGTTTGTACTATTCAGTTAAGGGATGCGACACTTTGTTTTATGTCTAATCAAAACGGGTCCCTTTAAATTGCTGCAAATTACATAACAACATATcttattattacatattatattagATAAACCAAAAGAAAATTTACCTGGAAGGTCAGGAAAGCGTCATTTTTCTCGTGCGCCACCATCGCAAGGTAACAGACGATCACCATGGCAGCAAAGATTATAATCAACAGTATGGCCCACCAGGATCCTCCGCTCACATACTCGTAGCCAAAGATAACCGTGGCATTCAGACATATTATACTCACTATCAAAAGGAAGGTCGCCAACATGACGGCGTTTCCTGGTTCAAACTTATTCAGAATTGGGAATGCcttaagattttgttttaatcgtCCAAATTCATCTTGGCTTTTTGACTTTTTGATAATTGAAGATTCTTCGCCGATGGAGGTAGATTCAGGGTTGATGACGTCATCTTCCGGTTTCAGTTTGAATTGGCATTTATACACAGGGAGGTATCGCAGGACAATGACGCATGCTGAAACTATTGTGTAGGCGGTTAAAGTCCCTATAGACATAAACTCTACCAGAGTTGTAATTTCAAACAAGAATGCCATCAGGGCAGAGACTGCTCCAAACACCGCTATTGCAACAACTGGAGTTTGAAATCGAGGATGTACGTACGCTAAAGATTTGAAAAGTAGACCGTCTTGCGCCATGGCGTAAACCGCCCGCGGAAGAGAATAAGCGCTTCCGAGCAATGACGTAGTGATACCAAAGAGTGTTCCAATTCCAACTAAATATTTCGCCCATGTTATCCCCCTTTCTGCAAAAGCCATTGGAAAAGCTGCCGACGGATCAATGTCTGTATAAGGAACAATCAAAGTCAGCGCTGTTGTTGCCAGGACATAGATGAACGATACTATCAGCAGTGACGTTACTGTGGCAATCGGAATGGACTTCTCCGGGTCCTTGGCCTCTTCACCGGACACAGCGATACCTTCAAAGCCAATATAGGCGTAGAAACACGTGGCGGCCCCCGCTAGCGAGCCTCCAAATCCGTACGGAAAGAAACCTCCATGTTCCGACCACGTGCGGCCGTCAGCGAACGCAAAACCGGCGCAGATCAAGAACAAGATTACCAGGCAGTTGATCATGGTAAACACTGTATTAAAGTGGACAGTAAATTTAGCCCCACTAGCAATCACTAGAAATATAAGTATGGTAATTGTCATTGCGATAAAGTCTGGGTAGTCTGATATCCATGGCGAATCATGGCTGAGGTATCCGATAGATTCCAATGTACCTTTCCGTATTGCTCCGTCGAACAGCGAATCTATTGCTCCGCTCCACGCCCTGGCAACTGAAGCAGAACCGAGGATGTGCTCCAGCACAATGTTCCAACCAATCAAGAACGCCCATAGCTCGCCGATTGCTATGTACGTATACGAGTAGGCGGAGCCAGCTTTAGGAACACGGGCCCCGAACTCAGCATAACACAGAGCAGACAAGATGGCAGCGAATCCAGCAAACACGTACGACAATATGGCGGACGGTCCGGCCAAGTCCCTAACAACAGTGCCTGGAAAACATTAATGTAAGATTGTTTCTCTTTGTTCCTGAGTAGGACATGTACCCGGGTATCGATCTTAAATTACCCGCGGGTACCCAGGAACCTGTAAATGCAGTTCATGCCACAGAATAAACACGTCATGTAACAGTAACAATGTcatctgaaacaaaaacaagtattgtttgaaaattttaatagtTTGTCATATGAATGTATGTTCAAGTCAGCTCCGTCACAATAGGGTGGGTGGGGGAGGCAACGCACAATGAAAAGCAAATACCTTATTAATTCGCTTTAACAAGCAGAAGGCGATAGGGTTGACGTGTGGCAGCCCAAAAGGACCATATATTCCATGATTGTGCTGTACTGGTGGAAACCGGGTACTAAAATTATACCCGTCCATGCCCTATTCGTAAGTAATTACAATaatatgtgttatgttattgtgtTGTACTAAGTATATATATTACCATGTACTTGTTTTGTACGACGtatatatggtattttttaCTTGTATTGTAATAAGTGTGTATGTTATTATGTACTTGTGTTGTACTAAGTATATATGTAAACTATGTACTTGAGTtgtactaaatatatatatatatattaccatgtACTTGTTTTGTACGACGTATATATCGTACTTTGTACTTGTATTGTAATTAGTGTATATGTTACTATGTACTTGTGTTGTAataagtatatatgtttactatgtatttgtgttgtactaagtatatttgtttactagtatgtatttgtgttgtactaagtatatatgtttactatgtacttgtgttgtactaagcatatatgtttactatgtatttgtgttgtactaagtatatttgtttactagtatgtatttgtgttgtactaagtatatatgtttactatgtacttgtgttgtactaagtatatttgtttactagtatgtatttgtgttgtactaagcatatatgtttactatgtatttgtgttgtactaagtatatttgtttactagtatgtatttgtgttgtactaagtatatatgtttactatgtatttgtgttgtactaagtatatttgtttactatgtatttgtgttgtactaagtatatttgtttactaggtatttgtgttgtactcagtatatttgtttactaggtatttgtgttgtactaagtatatatgtttactagtatgtatttgtgttgtactaagtatatatgtttactaggtatttgtgttgtactcagtatatttgtttactaggtatttgtgttgtactaagtatatatgtttactagtatgtatttgtgttgtactaagtatatatgtttactaggtatttgtgttgtactaagtatatttgtttactaggtatttgtgttgtactcagtatatttgtttactatgtatttgtgttgtactaagtatatttgtttactagtatgtatttgtgttgtactaagtatatatgtttactatgtatttgtgttgtactaagtatatttgtttactatgtatttgtgttgtactaagtatatatgtttactaggtatttgtgttgtactcagtatatatgtttactaggtatttgtgttgtactaagCATATATGTTTACTAGGTATTTGTGTTGAACTAAGCATATATGTTtactatgtatttgtgttgtactaagtatatttgtttactatgtatttgtgttgtactaagtatatatgtttactatgtatttgtgttgtactaagtatatatgtttactatgtatttgtgttgtactaagtatatatgtttactatgtatttgtgttgtactaaatatatatgtttactatgtatttgtgttgtactaagtatatatgtttactatgtatttgtgttgtactaagTATATATGATtactatgtatttgtgttgtactaagtatatatgtttactatgtatttgtgttgtactaagCATATATGTTTACTAGgtatttgtgttgtactaagcatatatgtttactatgtatttgtgttgtactaagtatatatgtttactatgtatttgtgttgtactaagtatatatgtttactatgtatttgtgttgtactaagtatatatgtttactagatatttgtgttgtactaagCATATATGTTTACTAGgtatttgtgttgtactaagcatatatgtttactatgtatttgtgttgtactaagtatatatgtttactatgtatttgtgttgtactaagtatatttgtttactatgtatttgtgttgtactaagtatatatgtttactaggtatttgtgttgtactaagtatatatgtttactaggtatttgtgttgtactaagCATATATGTTTACTAGgtatttgtgttgtactaagcatatatgtttactatgtatttgtgttgtactaagtatatttgtttactatgtatttgtgttgtactaagtatatatgtttactatgtatttgtgttgtactaagtatatatgtttactatgtatttgtgttgtactaagtatatatgtttactatgtatttgtgttgtactaagCATATATGTTGactatgtatttgtgttgtactaagtatatatgtttactatgtatttgtgttgtactaagcatatatgtttactatgtatttgtgttgtactaagtatatatgtttgctatgtatttgtgttgtactaagtatatttgtttgctatgtatttgtgttgtactaagTATATATGTTTGCTATGCATTTGTGTTGTACTAAGCATATGTCTTTattatgtatttgtgttgtactaagCATATATGTTTACTAGgtatttgtgttgtactaagCATATGTCTTTACTAGgtatttgtgttgtactaagcatatgtctttattatgtttttgtgttgtactaagcatatgtgtttattatgtttttgtgttgtactaagcatatatgtttactatgtttttgtgttgtacTAAGCATATGTCTTTATgatgtatttgtgttgtactaagcatatgtctttattatgtttttgtgttgtactaagcatatgtctttattatgtttttgtgttgtacTAAACATATATGTGtactatgtatttgtgttgtactaagCATATGTCTTtactatgtatttgtgttgtactaagCATATGTCTTTACTATGCTTTTGTGTTGTACTAAGCATATGTCTTtactatgtatttgtgttgtactaagCATATGTCTTTACTATGCTTTTGTGTTGTACTAAGCATATGTCTTtactatgtatttgtgttgtactaagCATATGTCTTTACTATGCTTTTGTGTTGTACTAAGCATATGTCTTtactatgtatttgtgttgtactaagCATATGTCTTTACTATGCTTTTGTGTTGTACTAAGCATATGTCTTtactatgtatttgtgttgtactaagCATATGTCTTTACTATGCTTTTGTGTTGTACTAAGCATATGTCTTtactatgtatttgtgttgtactaagCATATGTCATTACTTTGCTTTTGTGTTGTACTAAGCATATGTCTTTACTATGCTTTTGTGTTGTACTAAGCATATGTCTTTACTTTGCTTTTGTGTTGTACTAAGCATATGTCTTTACTATGCTTTTGTGTTGTACTAAGCATATGTCTTtactatgtatttgtgttgtactaagCATATGTCTTtactatgtatttgtgttgtactgAGTGTTTAT is from Mya arenaria isolate MELC-2E11 chromosome 9, ASM2691426v1 and encodes:
- the LOC128203430 gene encoding cationic amino acid transporter 4-like, yielding MSRILGSFVSFWGTVNRKKTITDNFHETPLKKCLSTFDMTLLGVGQMVGAGIYVLTGTVVRDLAGPSAILSYVFAGFAAILSALCYAEFGARVPKAGSAYSYTYIAIGELWAFLIGWNIVLEHILGSASVARAWSGAIDSLFDGAIRKGTLESIGYLSHDSPWISDYPDFIAMTITILIFLVIASGAKFTVHFNTVFTMINCLVILFLICAGFAFADGRTWSEHGGFFPYGFGGSLAGAATCFYAYIGFEGIAVSGEEAKDPEKSIPIATVTSLLIVSFIYVLATTALTLIVPYTDIDPSAAFPMAFAERGITWAKYLVGIGTLFGITTSLLGSAYSLPRAVYAMAQDGLLFKSLAYVHPRFQTPVVAIAVFGAVSALMAFLFEITTLVEFMSIGTLTAYTIVSACVIVLRYLPVYKCQFKLKPEDDVINPESTSIGEESSIIKKSKSQDEFGRLKQNLKAFPILNKFEPGNAVMLATFLLIVSIICLNATVIFGYEYVSGGSWWAILLIIIFAAMVIVCYLAMVAHEKNDAFLTFQIPLVPLIPALSIACNTALMMKLGPLTWLRLGIWLLIGFVLYFTYGLWNSVEGRSTNYGPMVTYEGEADISRGTLARLDEEVVQQQPINKDQQPTYGNM